The following nucleotide sequence is from Pithys albifrons albifrons isolate INPA30051 chromosome 2, PitAlb_v1, whole genome shotgun sequence.
cagcagcagctcccgctctgtgtATCGGGTgttctctgtgtgccctgtccGGGCCCAGCGCTGGCGGCACCGCAACCGGACCTTCGCGCATGCGCAGCGCCTCGCCCGCAGCGCCGTGTCACGTGGTACTGAAGGGCGGAAtggaagcagagggagcagcttGGCAGGGTGTGCTTTGCTTGATCAAGTCttgcctcttttttccttttcttagcAGGGCTTATCTGCCTTGCCTCGGAAGGAAGGGAATGTCCCgcaactgttttctttttctgcgCTTCTCTGGCGCTGAGTCTGTGCCTGGGCCGTGCCACCTCTGTGGGTGTTGTCAGCGCTCGGGCGAGGCTTAAAATGTCCCGTAATTCCGGGGGCGGTTGTGCCACACTCAAGATGGCGGCGGGGGCCTGCAACTCTATTGTTCCGCTTTGCACTCTatggtcttggaggtctggGCCGTCACCTCCGGCCTGCACTCAAGATGGCCGCCCGGACTACAATCAAGGTGGCGTCCGTAGGCCCCCTCGGCTCTGATCGGCGGGTACCCGCCTGTCTGATCCCAAGCCTGCCCCCGCTCGCCGCGCCATCGCCCCGCGGGCTTCCCGCCCTGGGCCGGGACCGGGGGGGCTCGGCGGCGGCGGAGGATCGCGGCCGGCAGGCAGTCACCGGCGCCGGCAGCCCCGATCGGCGCCGCGGCGGGCACCGCCAGGACCCCGCACCGGGAGCGCGCAGCTTCCGTTCGGCCCGGCCTGGGCCGCCGTGCACCCGCTGTCGGCCCTGCATTGCCGCGGTGTCCCCGCGAGCGGCACATGGCGACAGAGCCGGTCCCCCGCCAGAGCGGCACAGAGGCCGGGCGGGCCCTCGAGCAGGTCCCGGCAGCGACGGCAGGGGCGGGACCCGAGAAACAGttttgctgctcctgggaagagTCAGGTCCCGGGGAAGTAAATCCTGAGTTGCCTGTTGAGCCTGGCAGAGACGCGGGGGCCGGGACAGTGCGGGGAGGCGGCGCTGACTGCGGGGTCTGGAGGGAGAAGCGGCTGAAGCTGCGCGGGCTGTGCTTGTTCCCCGCCGTCCCCTCCGGCTCCCCGGGACTGCAGGGAATCCCCTTggcttcatgtttgctttccttgcagcctggagtgttggggggattcctgaagctgattgccttgaaagccagtgatccccaaggctttgacctgctaaacagcatcatggagcatatgcccccgtgagtatgagctcaaattgcattcaaaactgacttctgtgggctttggttctgcagtgtgcagtcatgccaaaggttaacacttcaggagcaaaaatgtcacatttatcagttaaagagatgggaacaactttatctgtgttttctgtaaagtgacagcaccagtcaaagcccactgtgaactgaataactgttcttttaaatttccagtgaatcagttgactggtacaggaaacaggtcttcattctgctattccaaagacttccaagttccaaaccaacaaaacttatcaaaagtaagttccttgctctgaaaagctccagtgtgacacgagcggttcagagtgtgcagttgcacagatcaggcatcctgtacatgggtgggactctggtggctccagggacttgctccaaatgctctgtAGTCAAGGGGAcataaagggcagtggccacagcaggtgacactccatgaaaactgagggaatggaactaaaggacttgtgtagttctcctcctttcctggtgtgtgtgatgtcgttacttgtctgaaagtgtctccatttaatctccagctaatagcaacacacttgccctgtcacacagcacagccattctgaccactgctctctgcagtttgtgttcatgctgggaaacattccatgcttttgtgtcattttggccttcatgggaataaagttctgaggaagggtttacgttcctctgtcaaagctgtgacacattgttgaaatcatccccaggcagatggccatgctgatgaaatttgtgatgttatctctacacagatcacacaaggtctgttattaatcctttaaaatctgcttgatgcctcctgtagaggagcaagaattacagggttcttccaatggtgttccaccaaccaaatggaagtggtgcttccagcgttccacgtttcagtgttgtggtgcccgagaagatgagcagtttttaggcaaactttggagcagcaagttaatgcccttcagtaaaagggaacatttatgaaggctgccctttctgtctccttcttagaatgcattttgctgctgactctaaagcaattctcttgttttcatctggagttttacttcatcctttttctcgttgctttctcctcttcattaactagtatggcacaggaaatggggcatgagctctgcaggaaatacttggcagcatacagccaaagggagtgtgttctgttggcttgggttgtatttca
It contains:
- the LOC139668209 gene encoding exportin-2-like isoform X1, with translation MATEPVPRQSGTEAGRALEQVPAATAGAGPEKQFCCSWEESGPGEVNPELPVEPGRDAGAGTVRGGGADCGVWREKRLKLRGLCLFPAVPSGSPGLQGIPLASCLLSLQPGVLGGFLKLIALKASDPQGFDLLNSIMEHMPPESVDWYRKQVFILLFQRLPSSKPTKLIKRFLCCRPSLLGLFELPEDDTTPDKEHFIDTEDTPGCETAFSQLAFAGKEEHDPVGQMVNNPRIQLAQSLHKLFTACPGGVGGLGSASLGCIQQRRNASVRMVSC